The following are from one region of the uncultured Campylobacter sp. genome:
- a CDS encoding zinc ABC transporter substrate-binding protein, whose amino-acid sequence MRKIFAFLCLGLVALYAKGQVSVSILPQEYFVKQIAGEAVEVNVMVGKGADPHTYEPKPKQMTALEKSDLYFAIGIEFEDAWLPKFQKSYPNLKIVKTDAGVEKIKFEGHHEHGEHDHHHDAKHEHADHDHHDHEHHHGEFDPHIWLDPVLVKIQAKNIAAALIEKYPENKALFEANLAKFEAKLDELDGFIKSTLANVKNREFIVYHPSWGYFAKRYDLEQIAIEVEGKEPKPAQLKELIEEAKEHGVKVIFVAPQFSKKAAQTVAKESGASVVEIDQLPLDWDAELRKTAQIFAKSL is encoded by the coding sequence ATGAGAAAAATTTTCGCGTTTTTATGTTTGGGCTTAGTCGCGCTCTACGCCAAAGGGCAAGTTAGCGTCAGTATTTTGCCGCAGGAGTATTTCGTCAAGCAAATCGCGGGCGAGGCCGTCGAGGTAAACGTGATGGTGGGCAAAGGAGCCGATCCGCACACGTACGAACCAAAGCCGAAGCAAATGACCGCGCTGGAAAAAAGCGATCTTTATTTTGCTATCGGGATCGAGTTTGAGGATGCTTGGTTGCCGAAATTTCAAAAATCATATCCAAATCTCAAAATCGTAAAAACCGACGCGGGCGTGGAAAAGATCAAATTTGAAGGTCACCACGAACACGGCGAACACGATCATCACCATGACGCCAAGCACGAGCACGCCGATCACGATCACCACGATCACGAGCATCACCACGGCGAATTTGACCCGCACATCTGGCTGGATCCAGTTTTGGTAAAAATCCAAGCTAAAAATATCGCCGCCGCGCTAATCGAAAAATACCCTGAAAACAAGGCGCTTTTTGAGGCGAATTTAGCTAAATTTGAAGCTAAGCTTGACGAGCTTGACGGCTTTATCAAAAGCACTCTAGCAAACGTCAAAAACCGCGAATTTATCGTATATCACCCGTCTTGGGGCTACTTTGCTAAGCGTTACGATTTAGAGCAAATCGCGATCGAAGTAGAGGGCAAGGAACCAAAACCCGCACAGCTAAAAGAGCTCATCGAGGAAGCCAAAGAGCACGGCGTGAAGGTCATTTTCGTCGCTCCGCAGTTTTCTAAAAAAGCCGCGCAAACCGTCGCTAAAGAAAGCGGCGCTAGCGTCGTAGAGATTGATCAATTGCCGCTTGATTGGGACGCCGAGCTACGCAAAACGGCGCAAATTTTCGCAAAGAGCCT
- a CDS encoding transcriptional repressor produces MGENLEEKAAFEELLTKNDIKITPLRLEILRILRATAAPLSYDEILAQIGANKTTFYRCMDLFEAKGIVLKSENNRKNFYELESGAKAYFVCDVCHKMTNIDMPRLKQNHVKSVVVKGVCDDCF; encoded by the coding sequence ATGGGCGAAAATTTGGAAGAAAAAGCCGCTTTTGAGGAGCTTTTAACGAAAAATGATATCAAAATCACTCCGCTTAGACTCGAGATTTTACGCATCTTACGCGCCACCGCCGCGCCGCTTAGCTATGATGAAATTTTAGCCCAAATAGGCGCAAACAAAACCACGTTTTACCGCTGTATGGACCTTTTTGAAGCTAAGGGCATCGTGCTAAAAAGCGAAAATAACCGAAAAAATTTCTACGAACTTGAAAGCGGAGCAAAGGCGTATTTCGTCTGCGACGTCTGCCACAAGATGACTAATATCGACATGCCGCGCCTAAAACAAAATCATGTCAAAAGCGTCGTAGTTAAGGGCGTTTGCGACGACTGCTTTTAA
- a CDS encoding thioesterase family protein, with translation MKIFYYEFIVGEDAIDVNHHANNAHYVIWMQEAANAHSNAVGDLIETNLAQNRTWMVRRHEIDYLGQLFLGDKVRVKTWTQPEKRSCSKRFYEFSKDGAPVASAVTTYVFYNLARGRPIAIPPEIAKLYED, from the coding sequence ATGAAAATTTTTTATTACGAATTTATCGTGGGCGAGGATGCCATCGACGTGAACCATCACGCAAATAACGCTCACTACGTCATCTGGATGCAAGAAGCGGCAAACGCGCACTCAAACGCCGTGGGCGATCTCATCGAGACAAATCTCGCGCAAAACCGCACGTGGATGGTGCGCAGACACGAGATAGACTATCTGGGGCAGCTATTTTTGGGCGATAAGGTGCGCGTGAAAACCTGGACGCAGCCCGAAAAAAGAAGCTGCTCGAAGCGTTTTTACGAGTTTAGTAAAGATGGAGCGCCAGTTGCTAGCGCAGTGACGACTTACGTATTTTATAATCTCGCGCGCGGTCGTCCGATCGCGATACCGCCGGAGATCGCAAAGCTTTACGAGGATTAG
- a CDS encoding class I SAM-dependent methyltransferase encodes MKEMWDKKASSYTRFTGEPSVFQRQLYAKIEEFGVKFDGKCVVDIGCGTGVHTLLLAQICREITGMDISGEMLKVMLEDAAKFNISNLTAVQSDFKNFNPNRVYDVAFSTMSPAIADEEDFSKFINLGEKRVYLWWNKPRYSSVLELFYEGSQRGCFKEKANFFEEYLRRENIIFNSCVLEESREQKRTLEEMTQNALWHLQIANFAHEENTVRSRLESIAQDGFVTEKIVSSMKLLVF; translated from the coding sequence ATGAAAGAGATGTGGGACAAAAAGGCGTCGAGCTATACGAGATTTACGGGCGAGCCTAGCGTTTTTCAAAGGCAGCTATACGCTAAGATCGAGGAATTTGGCGTCAAATTTGACGGTAAATGCGTTGTAGATATCGGCTGCGGCACGGGCGTGCATACGCTACTTTTAGCGCAAATTTGCCGCGAGATAACCGGCATGGATATCTCGGGCGAAATGCTAAAAGTCATGCTTGAAGACGCGGCGAAATTTAATATTTCAAATTTAACCGCCGTTCAAAGCGATTTTAAAAACTTTAATCCAAACCGCGTTTACGACGTTGCTTTTAGCACGATGAGCCCTGCGATCGCAGACGAGGAGGATTTTAGTAAATTTATAAATTTGGGCGAAAAAAGGGTCTATCTTTGGTGGAACAAACCGCGTTATTCAAGCGTTTTGGAGCTTTTTTACGAAGGCTCGCAGAGAGGGTGCTTTAAAGAAAAGGCTAATTTTTTCGAAGAGTACTTGCGCCGCGAAAATATCATTTTTAACTCCTGCGTGCTCGAGGAGTCTCGCGAACAAAAACGCACGCTTGAGGAGATGACGCAAAACGCGCTTTGGCATTTACAGATAGCAAATTTTGCACACGAGGAAAACACGGTCAGATCGCGGCTAGAGAGTATCGCACAGGACGGCTTCGTGACGGAAAAAATCGTCTCTTCAATGAAGCTTTTAGTTTTTTAA